One genomic segment of Paraburkholderia caffeinilytica includes these proteins:
- a CDS encoding porin produces MKSAIFKSATCAACSLGTASVFGQSSVTLYGLIDAGLNYTTNVQTGRSGGALVGHSQYSFQDGVSGGQNGSRWGLLGSEDLGGGLSAIFRLESGFAINTGALGQGGAGVGRQAYVGLKSNAGTVTLGRQYDSVATTVGPFSAAAQWGGYMSSHAGDVDNLLNTRRINNTIKYSSPDYHGLSVTGLYSFGGVPGSVGRNQVWSAGVGYANGHLSAGAAYLNARTPNFGFYGTNPSAGTTLTSNNIGSSGSATTAESNPIYAGYASASTVQIAAAGAAYQFGAATLGATYSNTQFRGLGNTSASGPNPLGYRGNATFNSAEANLKYQVTPSFLLGVAYSYTRNSGADERSGATYQQGSMGADYSLSKRTDVYAIVVYQHVAGTDSLNQPAVAYITGQTPSANNHQTAARLGMRHRF; encoded by the coding sequence ATGAAATCAGCGATCTTCAAATCTGCCACGTGTGCGGCCTGTTCGCTAGGCACCGCGTCTGTGTTTGGACAAAGCAGCGTAACCCTTTACGGGTTGATTGATGCAGGCTTGAACTATACGACCAATGTGCAAACCGGCCGGAGCGGAGGGGCATTGGTTGGCCACTCGCAATACTCCTTTCAAGACGGCGTGAGCGGCGGCCAGAACGGCAGTCGTTGGGGACTGCTTGGAAGCGAGGATCTCGGCGGCGGGCTAAGCGCCATCTTCAGGCTCGAAAGTGGATTTGCCATCAACACAGGGGCACTGGGACAGGGAGGCGCCGGAGTCGGTCGCCAGGCTTACGTCGGACTCAAGTCGAACGCGGGTACCGTGACATTGGGCAGACAATACGATTCCGTCGCTACGACCGTCGGACCATTTTCTGCAGCCGCGCAATGGGGTGGCTACATGAGTTCCCATGCGGGCGACGTCGACAACCTCCTGAATACCCGGCGCATCAATAACACGATCAAATATTCGAGTCCCGACTATCACGGATTGTCGGTGACCGGCTTGTATAGCTTCGGGGGCGTGCCGGGTAGCGTCGGCAGGAACCAGGTATGGTCGGCCGGGGTTGGCTACGCGAACGGTCACTTATCGGCAGGCGCCGCGTACCTTAATGCGCGAACACCAAATTTCGGCTTCTACGGAACCAACCCGTCGGCAGGGACAACGCTAACAAGCAACAACATTGGCTCGTCGGGAAGTGCGACGACAGCCGAGTCAAACCCGATATATGCCGGCTACGCGTCCGCCAGTACGGTTCAGATCGCGGCGGCCGGCGCTGCCTATCAATTCGGTGCCGCAACGCTTGGAGCCACATATTCAAACACCCAGTTTCGCGGCTTGGGCAACACAAGTGCGTCGGGACCGAATCCGCTCGGTTACCGCGGTAATGCCACATTTAACAGCGCTGAAGCGAACTTGAAATACCAGGTAACGCCGTCCTTTCTGCTCGGCGTCGCCTATAGCTATACGCGCAATTCTGGAGCAGATGAACGTTCCGGCGCAACGTATCAGCAAGGTTCGATGGGCGCAGACTACTCCCTGTCCAAGCGAACGGACGTATATGCGATCGTTGTCTATCAACACGTTGCCGGCACGGATTCGCTGAATCAACCAGCCGTCGCGTACATCACGGGCCAGACACCTTCGGCTAACAACCATCAAACCGCCGCTCGTCTTGGCATGCGACACCGATTCTGA
- a CDS encoding zinc-binding dehydrogenase: MTMRALFGGTGPDWVLKRDAAIPALSLGAVRVRIMAAALNRADLYMLKGTYNPKLKPGDVYPAGMEFAGVVETSSPLAPSMPVGTRVMGVTMGAFADYALCDPRMLLPVPDGMTFEDAACLPIALATENDALVTQAGFTAGQSVLVVGGTTSIGLLAIQLAKVLGASTVIATTSSEAKRSALLEAGADVAINTATESLVDLVLAATDGKGVDVTLDHVGGALFASLPAATKIQGTIVNIGRLAGAAANLDLDAVSFRRQRLIGTTFSIRTSEELGQVCMALHGEVMPAVAAGKFTPRIDSIYPAEEALTAANRLRDNAALGKILLSFGDAPERPVNRAPIHNFFGSINQLGYVVRDIDASIEGFTRCGIGPWFLLRGVKPENFTYKGAPSDMAMDVAVANSGDIQIEIISPVNDEPSMYRDFLEAGREGLQHFAYWSKDYQSLYERALAAGFSVGQEGQLGGPTGRFAYLETEHHAGTCVEISDLGGAKAALFDYVKKAAAHWDGSNPVTVIDPAMLAAR; the protein is encoded by the coding sequence ATGACCATGCGTGCCCTTTTCGGCGGCACCGGACCCGACTGGGTCCTCAAGCGTGACGCCGCCATCCCTGCCCTGAGTCTCGGCGCCGTCCGTGTCCGCATCATGGCGGCGGCCCTCAACCGGGCCGACCTCTACATGCTGAAAGGAACGTACAACCCGAAGCTCAAGCCTGGTGATGTATACCCCGCCGGCATGGAGTTCGCTGGTGTCGTCGAGACATCGAGCCCGCTTGCTCCGTCTATGCCGGTCGGAACGCGAGTCATGGGAGTCACGATGGGGGCGTTCGCGGACTATGCGCTGTGCGATCCCCGGATGCTGCTGCCGGTCCCGGACGGCATGACGTTCGAAGATGCCGCCTGCCTGCCTATCGCGCTCGCAACGGAGAATGACGCGCTCGTCACACAAGCCGGGTTCACGGCGGGTCAGTCAGTGCTCGTCGTCGGCGGGACCACGTCGATCGGGTTGCTGGCCATCCAGCTGGCCAAGGTCCTGGGCGCCTCGACCGTCATTGCGACGACGTCGTCAGAGGCCAAGCGCTCGGCGCTCCTCGAGGCCGGCGCGGACGTCGCGATCAATACGGCAACGGAATCGCTTGTCGATCTGGTGCTCGCCGCAACCGACGGAAAGGGCGTTGACGTGACGCTCGACCACGTGGGTGGCGCGCTGTTCGCGTCCCTGCCGGCCGCGACGAAAATCCAGGGGACGATAGTCAACATTGGCCGCCTTGCCGGAGCGGCAGCGAATCTTGATCTGGACGCTGTGTCGTTCAGGCGGCAGCGGCTCATCGGGACCACCTTCAGCATCCGCACGTCCGAGGAGCTTGGGCAGGTCTGCATGGCACTGCACGGCGAGGTCATGCCTGCAGTGGCTGCGGGGAAATTTACGCCGCGGATCGATTCGATCTACCCGGCCGAAGAGGCACTGACAGCCGCTAATCGCCTGCGGGATAACGCCGCGCTCGGCAAGATCCTTCTCTCCTTCGGGGATGCGCCCGAGCGTCCCGTCAACCGTGCGCCGATTCACAATTTCTTCGGCTCGATTAACCAGTTGGGTTACGTCGTGCGAGACATCGACGCCTCAATCGAGGGATTCACTCGGTGCGGCATCGGCCCATGGTTCCTGCTGCGTGGGGTAAAACCGGAGAACTTCACGTACAAGGGAGCGCCAAGCGACATGGCGATGGACGTTGCGGTGGCGAACAGTGGCGACATTCAGATCGAGATCATATCGCCGGTCAATGACGAGCCGTCCATGTATCGCGACTTCCTCGAAGCAGGACGCGAGGGGCTACAGCATTTCGCCTATTGGTCGAAGGACTATCAGTCGCTCTACGAGCGGGCATTGGCCGCAGGCTTCAGCGTCGGTCAGGAGGGGCAGCTTGGAGGTCCGACCGGCCGCTTCGCTTATCTCGAGACCGAGCATCACGCGGGTACGTGCGTCGAAATCTCTGACCTCGGAGGTGCCAAGGCAGCGCTGTTCGACTATGTGAAGAAGGCGGCCGCACACTGGGACGGCTCGAACCCCGTCACTGTCATTGACCCGGCGATGCTCGCGGCACGCTGA
- a CDS encoding RBBP9/YdeN family alpha/beta hydrolase: MTVSVLTVPGLYNSGPDHWQSRWEMEFEGVRRVNQKNWHTPDVAEWIAALDAEIERTGDDIVLAAHSLACCMTAKWAAQTKRRIRGALLVAPTDTEALTFPAGTHGFAPMPITKLPFPSIVVMGSADRFISVERGTFLAKMWGSVLVVLPGAGHLGSDNQLGTWPYGIQLLSQLTGSSGPVRKPTHTRE, translated from the coding sequence ATGACGGTATCCGTATTGACGGTTCCAGGCCTGTACAACTCCGGCCCGGATCATTGGCAGTCCAGATGGGAAATGGAATTCGAAGGTGTCAGACGTGTGAATCAGAAAAACTGGCACACTCCTGACGTTGCTGAATGGATCGCCGCATTGGATGCGGAGATCGAGCGCACCGGAGACGACATCGTTCTCGCCGCACATAGCCTTGCGTGTTGCATGACAGCGAAATGGGCTGCTCAGACAAAACGCCGCATTCGTGGCGCCTTGCTTGTCGCGCCGACTGATACCGAAGCGCTGACATTTCCGGCCGGCACGCATGGCTTTGCACCGATGCCCATCACAAAACTCCCCTTTCCGTCGATCGTCGTGATGGGTTCGGCCGACCGCTTCATTTCCGTCGAGCGAGGCACATTTCTCGCGAAGATGTGGGGAAGCGTACTTGTCGTTTTGCCCGGCGCCGGTCATCTGGGGTCCGACAACCAACTCGGCACATGGCCGTACGGAATACAGCTGCTTTCGCAGCTCACCGGCAGTAGCGGCCCGGTTCGAAAGCCAACGCATACCCGGGAATGA
- a CDS encoding SET domain-containing protein: MPLKNDSDTVARTPADTTRRRKRFAVRRSPVHGRGVFAARALAAGEQVCEYRGERILWDEALLRHPRDPVHPDHTFYFDIGDGTVIDGAVGGNSARWINHACRPNCEAEDRNGRIFIQTVRPIRIGEELSIDYALFVEGRYTRQLRQRYACHCGSPDCRGTMLAERRWRLKVTPESTSAPDRVADGANSGAAPLTAAPIVERLSQDALVVA; this comes from the coding sequence ATGCCCTTGAAGAACGATTCCGATACTGTTGCGCGGACGCCAGCCGATACCACACGTCGTCGCAAGCGGTTCGCTGTTCGCCGGTCACCGGTTCACGGCAGGGGTGTATTCGCCGCGCGCGCACTTGCCGCGGGCGAACAGGTATGTGAATACAGGGGCGAGCGTATTCTCTGGGACGAGGCGTTGCTCCGTCACCCCCGCGATCCTGTGCATCCGGACCATACCTTCTATTTCGACATCGGCGACGGCACCGTCATAGACGGTGCCGTGGGCGGCAACAGCGCCCGGTGGATCAATCATGCGTGCCGCCCCAACTGCGAAGCGGAAGATCGCAATGGCCGGATATTCATACAGACCGTGCGACCGATACGAATCGGCGAAGAGCTCAGCATCGACTACGCGCTTTTCGTGGAAGGCCGGTACACCCGTCAGTTGCGGCAGCGGTACGCCTGCCACTGCGGCTCGCCGGACTGCCGGGGAACCATGCTGGCCGAACGCAGATGGCGGCTCAAGGTGACGCCAGAGTCAACGTCTGCGCCAGACCGGGTCGCTGACGGCGCGAATTCGGGCGCGGCGCCACTGACAGCCGCCCCCATTGTCGAAAGACTGTCCCAGGACGCGCTGGTCGTTGCGTAG
- a CDS encoding CaiB/BaiF CoA transferase family protein, with protein MEHGPLRGVVVLDLCRAIAGPFCTMVLGDLGADVIKIELPETGDETRRWGPPFVEECGAAYVGFNRNKRSVAIDLHTDEGRQQILKLAAHADVVVENFRPGTMKRFGIEESVLKTINPDLIYCAISGYGQHGPLAKHGAMDLIIQAMSGLMSLNGDPDGRPVKAAVPVADLLGGFAAAFSVLGALLGRARGMKSDRMLDISMLDVLITMLAQPIVAYQMSGVEPKRHGNAHELMSPYTSFRTQTRDIVVSLANQKRWRQLCSISEFSALGADTRYQTQESRNEHRVLLGDDLQRILVLQPAEYWIERFLALGLPAAPVNSVPEILADPHLTQRQTLIDLEYPPGSGNRVAVPGMPWRDVSSRMPIRNPPTLGQHTEEVFSQFGLTQSHQSGLLVD; from the coding sequence ATGGAACATGGGCCGCTCAGAGGAGTAGTTGTACTCGACTTGTGCCGTGCGATAGCCGGCCCGTTTTGCACGATGGTGCTTGGCGACCTCGGCGCGGATGTGATCAAAATCGAACTGCCGGAAACCGGCGACGAAACGCGTCGCTGGGGGCCGCCGTTCGTCGAGGAGTGCGGTGCCGCATACGTTGGGTTCAACCGGAATAAACGCAGCGTCGCCATCGATCTGCATACCGACGAAGGACGCCAACAGATACTCAAACTCGCGGCTCACGCTGACGTCGTCGTTGAAAACTTCCGGCCCGGGACGATGAAGCGCTTCGGTATCGAAGAGTCGGTGCTGAAGACTATCAATCCGGATTTGATCTATTGCGCGATTTCTGGCTACGGGCAGCACGGTCCGCTCGCGAAACACGGCGCGATGGATCTGATCATCCAGGCGATGAGCGGACTGATGTCGCTTAATGGCGATCCCGACGGTCGCCCGGTGAAGGCAGCCGTTCCGGTTGCGGACTTGCTGGGGGGATTTGCCGCAGCATTCAGCGTACTGGGTGCCTTACTCGGCCGCGCGCGCGGAATGAAAAGCGACCGGATGCTTGACATCAGCATGCTGGACGTATTGATAACGATGCTTGCGCAACCGATCGTCGCGTATCAGATGTCCGGTGTTGAACCGAAGCGGCATGGAAATGCGCATGAGTTGATGTCACCGTACACGTCGTTCCGTACGCAAACGCGCGATATCGTGGTATCGCTGGCCAATCAGAAACGATGGCGCCAGTTGTGCTCGATCAGTGAATTCTCGGCGCTTGGTGCGGATACGCGTTATCAAACCCAGGAGTCGCGTAACGAACACCGTGTCCTGTTGGGTGACGACCTTCAACGGATTCTCGTTTTGCAACCGGCCGAATACTGGATCGAGCGTTTTCTTGCACTTGGTTTGCCCGCGGCGCCGGTCAATTCCGTTCCCGAAATCCTTGCCGATCCGCACCTAACGCAGCGGCAAACGCTAATCGACCTCGAGTATCCGCCGGGCAGCGGCAATCGCGTCGCCGTGCCGGGCATGCCATGGCGCGATGTGTCGTCGCGCATGCCTATCCGTAATCCGCCGACGTTGGGACAGCACACCGAAGAAGTCTTCTCGCAGTTTGGCCTCACGCAATCGCACCAGTCCGGCCTGCTGGTGGACTAG
- a CDS encoding OmpW/AlkL family protein, with amino-acid sequence MKRIILTVLLWAATCQISFAQSAGQLVLNTGWLHIAPQSSSQPISVSALGNTAVETGTGSSVGSSDTFGLTATYFVTDHIAMETILGVPPTLDLYGTGTIASFGKIGSARTWSPAVIAQYHFGLPDARIRPYLGLGVTYVWFSQVRLSNTTQSGQFLNSPTYGSALEGPTTARLSSSFAPIVNAGFTYNFNAHWSAGLSVSYIWLATHATLTTQSALGTITSRAKVTINPIVTFLSVGYRF; translated from the coding sequence TTGAAACGAATTATCCTAACCGTCCTGCTGTGGGCCGCGACCTGCCAGATTTCATTCGCGCAATCCGCCGGACAACTGGTTCTCAACACGGGATGGCTTCATATCGCCCCGCAGAGTTCCAGTCAGCCAATTTCCGTCTCTGCACTGGGAAATACGGCCGTGGAAACTGGGACCGGCTCATCCGTGGGGAGTTCGGATACCTTTGGCCTCACGGCAACTTACTTCGTCACCGATCACATTGCCATGGAAACCATACTTGGTGTTCCACCCACGTTAGATCTATACGGCACTGGAACGATCGCCAGCTTCGGCAAGATCGGCAGTGCGCGCACCTGGAGTCCGGCGGTTATCGCTCAATACCATTTCGGCTTACCGGATGCGCGTATCAGACCATACCTGGGATTAGGGGTTACGTACGTCTGGTTCAGCCAGGTCAGACTGAGTAATACGACGCAGTCCGGTCAATTCCTAAACTCGCCAACGTACGGCAGCGCGCTGGAAGGACCGACCACGGCGCGGCTAAGCAGTTCGTTCGCGCCTATCGTCAACGCGGGCTTCACATACAACTTTAACGCCCATTGGTCCGCCGGCTTGTCTGTGTCGTACATCTGGCTGGCCACCCATGCCACCCTGACGACGCAGTCGGCGCTCGGCACGATAACGAGCCGAGCCAAAGTGACCATCAATCCCATTGTGACATTCCTGTCAGTGGGGTATCGCTTTTAG
- a CDS encoding MBL fold metallo-hydrolase, with protein sequence MKIHHLNCGTMHPIGAPCGLVCHVLLLETPGGLVLIDSGLGLLDASQPGRRFGPSRAFVRPVFDAREAAIVQVERMGFDPHDVRHILLTHFDADHVGGLADFPWASVHLTSAEAFAAQHPKTLVERGRYLPAAREHGPYLVEHTPRQSESWRGFAAATPLSEVADGIVLVSLPGHTRGHAAYAIDAGDRWILHVGDAFYHHGQIDGTGGAPLSLTLMERLIAHDWARVKANHERLSELYATGSSDLSIINAHDPALLEDARRSIGPESSDRVKLN encoded by the coding sequence ATGAAGATCCATCACCTCAATTGCGGCACGATGCACCCGATCGGTGCGCCGTGCGGGCTCGTTTGCCATGTCCTGCTTCTCGAAACTCCGGGTGGGCTCGTACTCATCGACTCGGGTCTGGGATTGCTGGATGCCTCCCAACCCGGTCGACGGTTTGGGCCGTCACGCGCCTTTGTGCGGCCCGTGTTCGACGCGCGAGAAGCGGCGATCGTGCAGGTGGAGCGCATGGGGTTCGATCCGCACGACGTGCGGCATATCCTGCTGACCCATTTCGATGCCGATCACGTTGGCGGGCTGGCTGACTTTCCGTGGGCGTCCGTACACCTGACGTCGGCCGAGGCATTCGCGGCACAGCATCCAAAGACGCTCGTCGAACGCGGCCGATACCTGCCCGCGGCGCGCGAGCACGGCCCGTACCTCGTCGAGCACACACCTCGCCAGTCGGAGTCGTGGCGTGGCTTCGCTGCTGCCACACCGCTGTCCGAAGTCGCCGACGGCATTGTCCTTGTCAGTCTACCTGGACACACGCGCGGGCATGCGGCGTATGCGATCGATGCTGGCGATCGCTGGATTCTGCACGTCGGAGATGCGTTCTACCACCATGGCCAGATTGACGGCACGGGCGGCGCGCCGCTTTCACTGACGCTCATGGAGCGTCTGATCGCCCACGACTGGGCACGTGTCAAGGCTAACCACGAGCGGCTCTCGGAGCTGTATGCAACAGGTTCGTCTGATCTGTCCATCATCAATGCCCATGACCCGGCGCTGCTCGAAGACGCGCGGCGTTCCATCGGACCGGAGTCTTCTGACAGGGTCAAACTGAACTGA